One window from the genome of Halictus rubicundus isolate RS-2024b chromosome 7, iyHalRubi1_principal, whole genome shotgun sequence encodes:
- the LOC143355876 gene encoding uncharacterized protein LOC143355876 yields the protein MPRGKLLTSEEKASIDAYKDKGCSNRSIAKKINRSRTLIDNYINLGEEYGKKHPTGGNKKLTRRQYSLLMNNEACATDQQKFSRQITVLVLRVKIDPGTEVQGFSTKTNFCMYIFDLVVYMCLRVIKVVLLMQHFLNLKGMS from the exons atgcCACGAGGCAAGTTGTTGACCAGCGAAGAGAAGGCATCCATTGATGCTTATAAAGATAAGGGGTGTTCTAATCGATCAAttgcgaaaaaaattaatagatcgcGTACTTTAATagataattatataaatttgggCGAAGAATATGGTAAGAAACACCCTACAGGTGGAAATAAGAAATTGACAAGAAGACAATATTCATTATTGATGAACAACGAGGCGTGTGCg ACCGATCAGCAAAAATTTAGTAGGCAGATAACAGTTTTGGTGCtccgggtcaaaatagacccgggcACCGAAGTCCAAGGGTTTAGCACCAAAACA aatttttgtatgtatattttcGATTTAGTTGTGTATATGTGTTTACGTGTTATAAAAGTTGTATTACTAATGCAACATTTCCTTAACTTGAAAGGGATGAGCTAA